From one Lycium ferocissimum isolate CSIRO_LF1 chromosome 5, AGI_CSIRO_Lferr_CH_V1, whole genome shotgun sequence genomic stretch:
- the LOC132058377 gene encoding uncharacterized protein LOC132058377, giving the protein MPNARNTQSRTSPSRPSSPSHGKSTSVAVTALDGVINVNSLFTLAIFVGLSFASPGGKKTLNNRQSCQPGILTLKHLVIFEVLSFSFFLLSSLVAQALKLSLSLLNNEELADGFSVHVNRTVLRTGMLMTAVSSVMGCLFLMVSMLNVVEIKLGLLSCGAKSTILAVSSLIILVVSGLLVYIFAAWYAFTHATIHHPREPDSS; this is encoded by the exons ATGCCAAATGCACG GAACACCCAAAGTAGAACATCACCATCGAGGCCATCATCACCTAGCCATGGCAAAAGTACCAGCGTGGCCGTGACAGCACTGGACGGAGTCATAAACGTAAACTCACTCTTCACCTTAGCCATCTTCGTCGGGCTATCATTTGCATCTCCGGGTGGAAAAAAAACTCTCAACAACCGCCAAAGTTGTCAGCCTGGAATCTTAACCTTAAAACATCTTGTAATCTTCGAAGTTCTCTCTTTCAGTTTCTTCCTTCTCTCGTCACTCGTCGCTCAGGCCCTAAAGCTCTCTCTCAGCCTTCTCAACAATGAAGAACTTGCTGACGGATTCAGCGTTCATGTAAACCGCACAGTTTTGAGAACGGGAATGTTGATGACTGCTGTTTCCTCTGTGATGGGGTGCTTGTTTCTAATGGTTTCAATGTTGAATGTGGTTGAGATTAAGCTCGGGCTGTTGTCATGTGGAGCTAAATCTACGATACTTGCAGTGAGTTCGTTGATTATTTTAGTGGTGTCTGGTCTTTTGGTTTATATTTTTGCTGCTTGGTATGCATTTACTCATGCTACCATTCACCATCCAAGGGAACCAGATAGTTCCTAG